A genomic region of Brevibacillus sp. JNUCC-41 contains the following coding sequences:
- the cysK gene encoding cysteine synthase A, protein MTVKIVNNITELIGDTPVVRINHLTAEGDAEVFVKLEYFNPSRSVKDRAAFNLIRQAELDGIIQSGATIIEPTSGNTGIGLAMNAAAKGYRAIMVMPDNMSKERINILKAYGAEVVLTPASERMPGAIRKAEELAAEIPNSFIPQQFENQANPDIHRVTTAVEILDQMDGNLDVFVATAGTGGTITGTGEALKEHLPELKVVVVEPKGSPVLSGGKPGPHKLVGTSPGFIPNILNTEVFDEIVQAADEDAISTMKDLASKEGILIGPSGGASVWTALQEARRLGSGKRVLCIAPDNGERYLSMDIFK, encoded by the coding sequence ATGACGGTAAAAATCGTTAATAATATCACTGAATTGATAGGAGATACACCTGTTGTAAGGATTAATCATTTAACAGCGGAGGGTGACGCTGAAGTATTTGTGAAACTTGAATATTTCAATCCGAGCCGCAGCGTAAAAGATCGGGCTGCCTTCAACTTGATTAGGCAGGCAGAATTGGATGGTATCATTCAATCCGGGGCCACGATCATAGAACCAACATCAGGAAATACAGGAATTGGGCTTGCAATGAATGCCGCGGCAAAGGGGTATCGGGCCATTATGGTCATGCCGGATAATATGTCGAAAGAAAGAATCAATATCTTAAAGGCATACGGAGCGGAAGTTGTCCTAACCCCAGCATCAGAGCGGATGCCTGGAGCCATTCGTAAAGCTGAGGAACTTGCCGCAGAGATTCCGAATAGCTTTATTCCGCAGCAATTCGAAAACCAAGCCAATCCTGATATTCACAGAGTGACGACAGCAGTCGAGATTCTGGATCAGATGGATGGAAACCTGGATGTGTTTGTCGCTACTGCTGGAACGGGAGGAACGATAACCGGTACAGGTGAAGCCTTAAAAGAACATCTGCCGGAGTTAAAGGTTGTCGTTGTCGAGCCTAAGGGTTCCCCAGTTCTTTCCGGCGGAAAGCCTGGTCCTCATAAATTAGTGGGTACAAGCCCTGGTTTTATCCCCAATATTTTAAATACAGAGGTATTTGATGAAATCGTTCAAGCGGCAGATGAAGATGCGATTTCCACCATGAAGGATTTGGCTTCGAAGGAAGGTATATTGATTGGACCTTCAGGAGGTGCTTCTGTCTGGACTGCCCTGCAAGAAGCCCGTCGTCTCGGAAGTGGCAAACGAGTATTATGCATTGCACCGGATAATGGTGAACGATATTTAAGTATGGATATTTTTAAATGA
- a CDS encoding transcriptional regulator SplA domain-containing protein, with amino-acid sequence MERKNSMGVINAKEVQVGDEVFVIYNNPHVPTVSNIRAAEIVPHPKDPNAVALFLNDTFHTIEDDDALFTSEAAAEKAYSDYMYNQDQMT; translated from the coding sequence ATGGAAAGGAAGAATTCAATGGGTGTAATCAATGCAAAAGAAGTGCAAGTCGGTGACGAGGTGTTTGTGATTTATAATAATCCCCATGTTCCCACCGTTTCGAATATAAGAGCAGCGGAAATTGTTCCGCATCCCAAAGACCCCAATGCAGTTGCCTTGTTCCTGAACGATACATTTCATACGATTGAGGATGATGATGCCTTGTTCACTTCGGAAGCCGCAGCGGAAAAAGCCTACAGTGACTATATGTATAATCAGGACCAGATGACTTGA
- a CDS encoding YhzD family protein produces the protein MSRIYKLTVFEPSGEKLLDEPFTAENDEQAKELGQNLLKEKNYQDRTHRCTSPSGALLLFHR, from the coding sequence ATGAGCAGAATATACAAATTGACCGTTTTTGAACCGTCAGGGGAAAAACTATTGGATGAACCATTTACAGCCGAGAATGATGAACAAGCAAAAGAATTGGGACAAAATCTATTAAAGGAAAAAAACTATCAAGATCGAACACATCGCTGTACATCACCTTCAGGCGCTTTATTGCTTTTTCATCGCTGA
- a CDS encoding Cof-type HAD-IIB family hydrolase — protein sequence MVYRLLAVNIDGTLLQSNGRLNKSTKEAIDYVHQKGVHVALVTSRNYHSAKKVAKALKINPMMVAQQGAFVGASVEKPIMVKRISEELTVELVQMLEKTTCQILLIHEKYSLGNRVNLPDNLLGKSVMYLNEQNIYAQNYVDDISEELIDQPMAPTKMDVIFSEKSDQNDMLKLMKKMFPEVDAILHPGHKITIVPKGVSKWSGVLYLADHLEVRRTEIVSIGDGLDDMEMIAGSGLGVAMGNADEEVRKVAKWVTRSNDQDGVAYMLREFFRKQHPIEFLQKMNMLK from the coding sequence ATGGTATATCGACTACTTGCGGTCAATATTGACGGGACATTGCTCCAGTCGAATGGCCGTTTAAATAAATCGACTAAAGAAGCAATAGATTATGTTCACCAAAAAGGTGTCCATGTTGCACTTGTGACGTCAAGAAACTATCACTCAGCAAAAAAAGTGGCCAAAGCCCTAAAAATAAATCCGATGATGGTTGCTCAGCAAGGGGCCTTTGTCGGAGCTTCCGTAGAAAAGCCGATAATGGTAAAAAGAATATCGGAAGAACTGACTGTAGAGCTCGTGCAAATGCTTGAAAAGACCACATGCCAAATATTGCTCATTCATGAAAAATACTCTCTGGGCAATCGGGTGAACCTTCCGGACAATTTGCTAGGTAAATCGGTTATGTATTTGAATGAACAAAATATTTATGCTCAAAATTATGTGGACGATATCAGTGAAGAGCTTATTGACCAACCGATGGCCCCGACGAAGATGGACGTAATATTCTCAGAGAAAAGTGATCAAAATGATATGTTGAAATTGATGAAGAAAATGTTCCCTGAAGTGGATGCAATATTACATCCAGGACATAAAATTACAATCGTTCCGAAGGGGGTTTCTAAATGGAGTGGTGTATTGTATTTAGCCGACCATTTAGAGGTTAGAAGAACGGAAATCGTCTCGATTGGCGATGGATTGGATGATATGGAGATGATTGCCGGATCTGGTCTAGGTGTTGCCATGGGCAATGCGGATGAGGAAGTAAGGAAAGTGGCAAAATGGGTGACGCGCTCCAATGATCAAGATGGTGTTGCCTATATGCTGAGGGAATTTTTCAGGAAACAGCATCCAATCGAATTTTTACAAAAGATGAATATGCTTAAGTGA
- a CDS encoding DinB family protein: protein MNYIKNQLTVMRSNLLKEIEGINPEFMDVQPEGFNNTIHWHLGHVLTAAENFLLKSNSDLPANYSQLFGYGSKPANWSGDVPSVELLKQQLHEQLDRLLEIPEERLTEKTAQPFNGMETVGEFINFVVLHETNHIGQIHAMKLFIQSNN from the coding sequence ATGAATTATATAAAAAATCAGCTAACGGTCATGCGCAGCAATCTTTTAAAAGAAATCGAGGGAATCAATCCAGAGTTTATGGATGTTCAGCCTGAAGGTTTTAATAATACAATCCATTGGCATCTTGGACATGTCCTTACTGCAGCCGAAAATTTTTTATTGAAATCCAACAGTGATTTGCCAGCGAATTACAGCCAACTATTCGGATATGGTTCAAAACCAGCGAACTGGAGCGGGGACGTACCTAGCGTTGAATTATTAAAGCAACAGCTGCATGAGCAACTTGATCGACTTCTTGAAATTCCGGAAGAACGATTGACAGAAAAAACAGCACAGCCTTTCAACGGAATGGAAACAGTCGGGGAATTTATTAATTTTGTAGTGCTCCACGAAACCAACCATATTGGGCAAATTCACGCAATGAAACTATTTATACAATCCAATAACTGA
- a CDS encoding dimethylarginine dimethylaminohydrolase family protein, with protein MVNKINEELEAYCASEYSKLSRVIVCEPRYMEIREIINETQKEFQEENIDQALAMKQHAQFIKALEHEGIEVIKLPPQFTYPEQVFTRDIGFTLGNTVYVAELATGIRQGEEQILKSWLETNGISYFNLLKNYIEGGDVIIDGKTIYIGISERTDETSVKHLQSLLPEYDVIAVPFIETFLHLDCVFNIISPTEALIFPESFTKKEMDLLASRYDMIEVTKEEQFTLGTNVLSIGNKRLFSLPCNKQVNSQLRERGYEVIEIDISEIIKSGGSFRCCTMPLLRTTNKKTDSA; from the coding sequence ATGGTGAACAAAATAAACGAAGAACTGGAAGCTTATTGTGCAAGTGAATATTCAAAGCTATCACGGGTGATCGTCTGTGAACCACGTTATATGGAAATCCGCGAGATCATTAACGAAACTCAAAAAGAGTTTCAAGAAGAAAATATCGATCAGGCACTTGCCATGAAGCAGCACGCCCAATTTATTAAGGCTCTTGAACATGAAGGGATTGAAGTCATAAAACTTCCGCCACAATTTACATATCCAGAACAAGTTTTCACGAGGGATATCGGTTTTACTCTTGGCAATACCGTATACGTTGCTGAATTGGCAACAGGTATAAGGCAGGGTGAAGAACAAATATTGAAATCCTGGCTCGAAACGAATGGTATCTCATATTTCAACCTCCTCAAAAATTATATTGAGGGCGGGGATGTCATTATTGACGGAAAGACCATCTATATTGGAATCAGTGAAAGAACGGATGAAACATCCGTCAAGCATCTTCAATCCCTATTACCGGAATACGATGTCATCGCGGTTCCTTTCATTGAAACATTCCTTCATTTAGATTGTGTTTTCAATATCATATCACCGACTGAAGCGCTTATTTTTCCAGAGTCCTTTACAAAAAAAGAGATGGATTTATTAGCTTCACGTTACGACATGATAGAAGTGACTAAAGAAGAACAATTCACATTAGGAACCAACGTGCTTTCGATTGGCAATAAAAGGTTATTCAGTCTACCATGTAATAAACAGGTAAATAGCCAGCTTCGTGAACGCGGATACGAAGTCATTGAAATCGATATAAGCGAAATCATCAAGTCCGGTGGCTCTTTCCGTTGTTGCACAATGCCACTATTGAGGACAACGAATAAGAAGACTGATTCAGCCTGA
- a CDS encoding long-chain fatty acid--CoA ligase, translated as MMDTPLIMTQIIERAEKYFPKKEVVSRTDGGIHTFTYAEITERTRRLTSSLEKFGIQTGDRIGTLAWNHHRHLEAYFAIPCHGAVLHTINMRLSPQHVSYIVNSAEDRLLLIDPDVIPLLEAIKDELTSVEGYIIMTDKDELPETTLSPIYHYEKLLAEGNPKQPFIQTLDENAPAGICYTSATTGNPKGVVYSHRGILLHAIALGLADSTALSERDVALPVVPMFHVNAWGMPFASVWFGTKMVLPGPYFTPKILAELIETEKVTIAAGVPTIWLGLLKELEEGSHDTSSIRAVLCGGSAAPKSMIQTFEQKYGIPFLHAYGMTETSPLVFVSKPKSYQENLSEEELYELKAKQGLVSPMIEIKVIGQGGEVKPDGKEMGELLIRGPWIANEYFKDERSEDTFKDGWLYTGDVVTIDEEGFVKIVDRTKDLIKSGGEWISSVDIENALMAHDAIFEAAVIAVPHEKWQERPIACVVLKDAYKGQVSQENIIEFLMPQFAKWWLPDEVVFLDEIPKTGVGKFLKRALRDQLQDKYINK; from the coding sequence ATGATGGATACTCCATTGATCATGACTCAAATCATTGAGAGAGCTGAAAAATATTTTCCGAAGAAAGAGGTAGTTTCGCGTACGGATGGTGGAATTCATACATTTACATACGCTGAGATTACTGAGCGTACAAGAAGGCTGACCAGTAGTCTTGAAAAATTCGGTATTCAAACAGGTGACCGTATTGGAACACTTGCCTGGAACCATCATCGGCATTTAGAAGCTTATTTTGCGATTCCTTGTCATGGTGCTGTCCTACATACAATCAATATGCGTCTGTCTCCTCAACATGTATCTTATATCGTCAATAGTGCGGAGGATCGATTATTATTGATAGACCCGGATGTCATCCCCCTTTTGGAAGCAATTAAAGATGAGTTAACGTCAGTGGAAGGCTATATCATAATGACGGATAAAGATGAGCTGCCTGAAACGACCCTTTCACCTATTTACCATTATGAAAAATTATTGGCAGAAGGGAATCCGAAACAGCCATTCATTCAAACCTTGGATGAAAATGCACCTGCCGGAATATGTTATACTTCCGCCACGACCGGGAATCCAAAAGGTGTGGTTTATTCACATCGCGGAATTTTGTTGCATGCGATTGCACTGGGGCTTGCCGATTCTACAGCATTAAGCGAACGTGATGTGGCACTTCCTGTCGTGCCCATGTTTCATGTAAATGCCTGGGGCATGCCTTTTGCCAGTGTTTGGTTTGGAACAAAGATGGTTTTGCCGGGACCTTATTTCACCCCAAAGATTTTGGCTGAGCTTATAGAAACAGAGAAGGTTACAATCGCAGCAGGGGTTCCGACGATATGGCTGGGCTTATTGAAGGAGCTAGAAGAAGGCAGCCATGATACGAGCAGCATTCGTGCTGTTTTATGCGGAGGGTCGGCTGCTCCGAAAAGCATGATTCAAACCTTTGAACAAAAGTATGGGATACCATTCCTGCATGCTTATGGAATGACTGAAACAAGCCCGCTCGTATTTGTATCCAAACCAAAAAGCTATCAGGAAAATCTCTCTGAAGAAGAACTTTATGAGTTGAAGGCCAAGCAGGGCCTTGTTTCACCAATGATAGAAATTAAAGTGATCGGTCAGGGTGGCGAAGTGAAACCTGATGGAAAAGAAATGGGCGAATTGCTGATCAGGGGCCCTTGGATAGCGAATGAGTATTTTAAGGATGAGCGGTCAGAGGATACGTTTAAAGATGGCTGGCTGTATACGGGGGATGTTGTCACGATTGATGAAGAAGGATTCGTGAAAATCGTCGACCGGACCAAGGACTTGATAAAAAGCGGCGGTGAGTGGATTTCTTCCGTAGATATAGAGAATGCATTAATGGCCCATGATGCAATCTTTGAGGCGGCGGTGATTGCGGTGCCTCACGAAAAATGGCAGGAACGGCCGATTGCCTGTGTTGTTTTGAAGGACGCATACAAGGGGCAAGTGTCCCAGGAGAACATCATTGAATTTTTAATGCCGCAGTTTGCAAAATGGTGGCTGCCCGATGAAGTGGTCTTTTTGGATGAAATTCCTAAAACGGGCGTTGGGAAGTTCTTGAAAAGGGCATTGCGTGATCAGCTTCAGGATAAATATATCAATAAATAA
- a CDS encoding enoyl-CoA hydratase: MNIESTSPAGTVLITYSDRTATVAMNRPEAMNALNPKMLYDFINALKEVSENDEVDVVIIKGNGKAFSAGGDIKMMLSPEKENAFDELMDGISELVTTLYFMPKLTISAIHGAAAGLGLSIALATDHLIADSDSKVAMNFIGIGLIPDGGGHFFLERRLGEVGAKELIWEGKVLTALEAKEKGIIHEVAEGTLEHAVEKKVQSWLQSPVQAMIKTKKILSEKNRPLLIKILEIEKAAQMKMRQTADHQEGIKAFVEKRKPNFIGK, encoded by the coding sequence TTGAATATTGAATCGACATCACCTGCTGGTACTGTTTTAATAACATATTCGGACAGGACGGCTACTGTTGCAATGAACCGTCCAGAGGCCATGAATGCCTTAAATCCGAAAATGCTGTATGATTTCATAAATGCCCTTAAGGAAGTAAGTGAGAATGATGAAGTGGACGTCGTCATTATAAAAGGGAATGGCAAAGCATTTTCCGCAGGCGGTGACATTAAGATGATGCTCTCGCCTGAAAAAGAAAACGCTTTCGATGAACTGATGGATGGAATCAGTGAATTGGTGACCACTCTATACTTCATGCCTAAATTGACCATCAGTGCCATTCATGGTGCAGCTGCAGGACTTGGGTTGAGTATAGCGCTTGCAACCGATCACCTTATTGCCGATTCGGACAGTAAGGTTGCGATGAATTTTATCGGGATTGGATTAATCCCTGATGGCGGCGGACACTTTTTCCTTGAACGCCGTCTTGGTGAAGTGGGTGCGAAAGAATTGATCTGGGAAGGTAAAGTGCTTACAGCTCTTGAAGCAAAAGAAAAGGGCATCATTCATGAAGTGGCAGAAGGAACCTTGGAACATGCGGTAGAGAAGAAAGTGCAATCATGGCTGCAAAGCCCGGTTCAGGCCATGATTAAAACGAAAAAAATCCTTAGTGAAAAAAATCGCCCACTATTAATCAAGATCCTTGAGATTGAAAAAGCTGCTCAGATGAAAATGCGCCAAACGGCGGACCACCAAGAGGGAATAAAAGCTTTCGTGGAAAAAAGAAAACCGAACTTCATCGGAAAATGA
- a CDS encoding metallophosphoesterase family protein, whose amino-acid sequence MSGLKFIHAADLHLDSPFSGLKDMPSAILKELRDSPFKAFKTIINEAISYQVDFIVLSGDLFDGENRSLRTQVRFRAEMEKLQQHQIPAYIIHGNHDHLGGSWITVGLPDNVHVFSGKTEVKRFEKIDGTTVHLYGFSYPRRHVRERMIETYIKAEGADYHIGLLHGNLEGNSEHSPYAPFSLKELAAKDFDYWALGHIHKHQVVSEDPLVIYPGNIQGRNRKESGIKGCLLVEFDGHMKRHSFIETSEVIWESETIEISAEGGFDVLFKQCKEVIEQKRFDGRNLLLELKLDAADAAGPSGDYLEELTRILQEEDQGEPFIWVYKIKVIQSMPMIRSNERISPFMAEVSMLASEFDDTDAALAPLYIHPGARRFLDSIGPEEQRELLDEAERWLLQVFEANQ is encoded by the coding sequence TTGAGCGGTTTGAAGTTCATTCATGCGGCGGATCTCCATTTGGATAGCCCCTTTTCAGGGTTGAAGGATATGCCGTCAGCTATATTAAAGGAATTAAGGGACAGTCCGTTTAAAGCTTTTAAAACGATCATTAATGAAGCGATTTCATATCAGGTTGATTTTATCGTGTTATCGGGGGATCTATTTGATGGGGAAAATCGGAGTCTCCGGACACAGGTGCGCTTTCGAGCCGAAATGGAAAAACTCCAGCAGCATCAGATCCCTGCTTATATCATTCATGGTAACCATGATCATCTTGGAGGCTCATGGATCACTGTGGGGCTGCCGGATAATGTCCACGTATTTTCAGGGAAAACCGAAGTGAAACGGTTTGAAAAAATCGATGGGACGACTGTCCACCTTTATGGATTCAGTTATCCACGCCGTCACGTAAGGGAGAGAATGATCGAAACATACATAAAAGCTGAAGGGGCCGATTATCATATAGGTCTGCTTCATGGGAATTTGGAAGGCAATTCCGAACATAGCCCATACGCCCCTTTTTCATTGAAGGAACTAGCTGCTAAAGATTTCGATTATTGGGCATTAGGCCATATTCATAAACATCAGGTAGTATCAGAAGATCCGCTAGTGATATACCCAGGAAATATTCAAGGCAGGAACAGAAAGGAGTCCGGCATTAAAGGGTGCTTGCTGGTCGAATTCGACGGGCACATGAAGCGTCACTCTTTTATTGAAACCTCTGAGGTGATATGGGAAAGCGAAACAATTGAAATATCCGCGGAAGGTGGATTTGATGTCCTGTTCAAGCAATGCAAGGAAGTAATTGAACAGAAGCGTTTCGATGGGAGAAACTTACTTTTGGAATTGAAGCTGGATGCAGCTGACGCAGCAGGCCCTTCCGGGGATTATCTTGAAGAATTGACCCGGATCTTGCAGGAAGAGGACCAAGGGGAACCATTTATCTGGGTGTATAAAATCAAAGTCATCCAGTCCATGCCGATGATTAGGTCAAATGAAAGAATATCGCCCTTTATGGCTGAGGTATCGATGCTTGCTTCTGAATTTGATGATACGGATGCTGCTCTGGCCCCGCTTTATATTCATCCGGGTGCAAGACGGTTTCTTGATTCAATAGGGCCGGAAGAGCAGAGGGAACTTTTGGATGAAGCGGAAAGATGGCTTTTGCAAGTTTTTGAAGCGAATCAATGA